CGCCAGCAGGCTCGCGGTGGCGCCGTCGGTGAGCGGCGAGGCGTTGCCCGCGGTCACGCGACCGTGGGGGCGGAACGGGGTCTTCAGGGCGGCGAGGCCCTCCAGCGTGGTCTCGGGCCGCATCCCCTCGTCCTGGGTGGCGAGGCCCCAGCCGGACTCCGAGCGGATGGCGACCGGGATGAGGTCGGGCTGGAGCTTGCCGGCGGCGTACGCCGCGGCGGTCTTCTGCTGGCTCACCATCGCGAACCGGTCGGAGCGCTCCTTCGTGAGGGCGGGGAAGCGGTCGTGGATGCGCTCGGCTGTCATGCCCATGTTGAGAGCGTCCTCGGCGACCATGCGCTCCGACAGGAAGCGCGGGTTCGGGTCCGCGCCGAAGCCCATCGGGTGGCGGCCCATGTGCTCGACGCCGCCCGCGATCACGAGGTCGTACGCGCCGAACGCGATCCCGGAGCCCAGTGTGGTCACGCTGGTCATGGCTCCCGCGCACATCCGGTCGATGGCGAAGCCGGGGACCGACTTCGGCAGTCCGGAGAGCAGCGCCGCCGTGCGGCCGAGGGTCAGGCCCTGGTCGCCCTGCTGGGTCGTCGCCGCGATGGCGACATCGTCGACCCTGTCCCCGGGCACGTTCGGATTCCGATCCAGCAGCCCGATCATCGCTTTCACGACGAGGTCGTCCGCGCGGGTGTTCCAGTACTTCCCTTTTTCGCCGGCTCGCCCGAACGGAGTCCGGACTCCGTCCACGAACACGACATCGCTTCTCTCGGCCACAGCGCCTCCCCAATCAGGTCGCCTCGATTCTAGACAGGGCCGCGGAACCGGAAGAATCGTTCGATCTTTCCTACGAAACGGTCTCCGGGCCCCCGCTCTTGTGTTGGGCGGATTCCACAAACGTGCGGATGATCACCGGCGAGGTCGCCGCGATCTGCCAGGGACGGGCGCCGTGGAAGGCGAGGGCGGCGGCGATCGACTCGGCCGTCACCGGCACGGGCGGTGCCCAGGCGACGCGGCGTAGCGTGTCCGGCGTCAGCAGGTTCTCGAGCGGAAGGGAGCGCTCCTCGGCGAGCGTGGCGAGTTCGGCCCGGGTGCCCTTCAGACGGGCGTCGGCCTCCGGATTCCGGTCGGCCCAGGCACGCGGCGGCGGCAGGCTGTCGCCCCCGGTTCGGAGCGTGGGCAGATCGTCCGTTGTCCGCCCGGCCTCCACCGCGGCCCACCAGCGGTCCAGCTCAGTGCGGCTCGCGCGGCCGGTGAACTCGCGGAGGGCCGCGAGCGCCCGCTTATTTTCGGGCAGCGCCTTCGCCGCAGCGGTGAGTGCGGCGTCCGGAACCAGGCGTCCGGGTGCGATGTCCAGCTGGCGGGCCAGAGCGTCCCGGCTCAGCCAGAGCTCGCGTGCGGTGGCTAGGTTCCGGACGCCGCGGATCGAGTGGATGCCGGAGAGCCGCCGCCACGGATCGCTGCGCACCGTCGTCAGCTCGCGGGTCAGCTCGTCCTCGAACTCCTGCCGGGCGATCTCGGTCTTGTCTGCCGCGTCCAGGAGACCGGCCACCGCGTCGCGGAGGTCGGGCAGCAGTTCGACGTCGAGGGCCGCGTATTCGAGCCACGGCCCGGGGAGCGGGCGGGTGGACCAGTCGGCCGCGCTGTGCTCCTTGGTGAGGTGGATGCCCAGCAGCTCTTCGACGACGGTCCCGAGTCCGACCCGCGGCATCCCGAGGAGGCGCGCGGCCAGCTCGGTGTCGAAGATTGTGACCGGGTCGAGTCCGACCTCCCGCAGGCAGGTCAGGTCTTGCGTGGCGGCGTGCAGCACCCATTCGTCCCCGGAAATGGCCGCGTTCAGCTCGTCGAACCGGCCGATGGCCGGGGGATCGAACAGGAAGGTGCCCGCCCCGCGGCGGAAGACCTGGATGAGGTAGGCGCGCTGGGAGTAACGGAAGCCGCTGGCGCGTTCCGCGTCCACGGCGACCGGCCCGTCCCCGGCGGCGATGACCTCGACCGCGGACAGATAGCCGGCGCGAGTGTCGATGACGGAGTGCTCAGCCACGCGGCGTCCTCCGGGTGCTCAGCAGGCTGACGCCCTCGCCGGTTGGCGGGAGCCCGGCGAGCATGCACAGCAGCTCCCCCCAGCCCTCGACGTGCGCGGCCATGCCGGTCTCCTGCGGGCTCCACGACGCGCGCAGCTCGATCTGCGCGCCGTCGCCCTGTTTCGCGAGCTCTCCGAAGCCGGTCGAGATGATCTTGGTCGCGGTTCCGCTCGCCGCGGTGTAGCGGGCGTGGCGGGCATCCAGTGCGTCCACGAGCCACGACCAGGCGACATCGGCGAGGAAGGGGTCCAGGCCGATCTCTGTCTCCAGCGGCGCCTGAGCGAAGCAGACGACGCGGAAGGGCCCGCCCCAGGCCTCGGGCTCGTCCGGGTCGTAGAGGAGGATGAACCGCCCGATGCCGAGATCCGAGTCGTCGCCGTGCCGTGCCGGCCGCACGTCGGCGGCGAGTGCGACCGCGAACGGAGCCAGCTGCGCCGGCGCCGGGATCTCGCCGATCACCAGCTCTGCGCGGGCCTCGACGGCGCGGACCGAGTCCAGTGCGGCAGCGAACGCCGCGGGCGTTCGCGGGGCAGAGGGTGGAGTCGACACGCTACGAACACTAGAAGCCTTTGCCGGTGCGGAGGGGTAAGGCACGCCGCCTGAGGATGTCCTGAGGGTCCGGCCCGGAACGCGCGGCTACGCTTGCCGCATGAGAAGCGAGCGGCGCGGGGGAGTCGGACGGGCGCTCGGCTGGACGGCCGCGGCGGCGGGCGGGCTCGCCCTCCTCACGGCGGCGGGGGCAGCGCTCCTGGCGGCGCGCCTCGCGCGCACCGTGATCACACCGGTGCGGCGGCGCCCGCAGCGCGAGACCGTCCGCACCGTGGACGAGCCCGCCGGCACACTGACCCTGAGTGCGACGCCAGACGGGTCGATGCCGGGACGGTTCGGCCTGTGGTTCGGGGACGAGTCCGGCTACGCGAAGGTGGGCGGCGTCCTGGTCGCGGAGGGGGACCGTGTCGTCCGGGAGGTCGAGCGCGTCGAATTCGGCGAGCTGAAGCCGGGCCGCGCCCGGATCAGGGGCTGACCGTCGCGAGCGTCGCCATCGAGACGGAGCTCGGCGAAGCGCCCGCCTGGCTCTTCCCCGCCCCGGGCAGCGACGGCGACGCACAGGGAGACGGCCGCTGGGTCATCCAGGTTCACGGCTGGGGCGCCAGCCGCCAGGAAGGTCTGCGCGCCGTCCCGGTCTTCCACACCGCCGGCTACACCAGCCTGCTGGCCTCCTACCGCAACGACGGCGACGCCCCCGACAGCGCCGACCGCCGCTATGGGCTGGGCGGGACCGAGTAGCGGGACATCGAGGCTGCGATCCGGTACGCGGCGGACCACGGGGCACGCTCCATCGTTCTGATGGGCTGGTCGATGGGCGGCGCGGTCGTGCTGCAGGCGGCCACCCGCTCCGCTGAGCTCGGTCTCGTCAGCGGGCTCATCCTGGAGTCCCCCGTGGTCGACTGGGTCGACACGCTTGAGTTCCAGGCCGCCCTGCTCCGCCTGCCGGACGCGATCACGCAAGGAGCGCTCCGCCTCATCGAGTCCCCTTGGGCCGGGCCGGTCACCGGGCTCGGTGCCCCGATCGACCTGAAAAGCATGGATTTCGTGGCCCGTGCGGTGGACCTGACCCTGCCCACCCTCATCCTGCACAGCAGCGACGATGGATTCGTGCCGGCTACGGCCTCCCTCGCCCTCGCCCGCGGCGACATCGTGACCTTCGTGCCCTTCCACACAGCGCTCCACACCAAACTGTGGAACTACGACGAAGAGAAGTGGAGCGCCGCGATCCGGGCGTGGCTGGCGGAGCGCTGAGCCGGCCGCCGTCAGGTCCGTGCCGCGAGCTTCTCCCGCACCTGCCGTTCCGTGTGGCTGAGCAGGGCCGACATCCCGTGGATGCGCAGCGGCGAGACCGCCTG
Above is a genomic segment from Leifsonia xyli subsp. xyli str. CTCB07 containing:
- a CDS encoding thiolase family protein, whose translation is MAERSDVVFVDGVRTPFGRAGEKGKYWNTRADDLVVKAMIGLLDRNPNVPGDRVDDVAIAATTQQGDQGLTLGRTAALLSGLPKSVPGFAIDRMCAGAMTSVTTLGSGIAFGAYDLVIAGGVEHMGRHPMGFGADPNPRFLSERMVAEDALNMGMTAERIHDRFPALTKERSDRFAMVSQQKTAAAYAAGKLQPDLIPVAIRSESGWGLATQDEGMRPETTLEGLAALKTPFRPHGRVTAGNASPLTDGATASLLASADAVKELGLTPKMRMVSFAFAGVEPEIMGLGPVPSTEKALRKAGLTIDDIGLFELNEAFAIQVLSFLDHFGIADDDPRVNQWGGSIAIGHPLAASGVRLMIQLAAQFAEHPEVRYGVTAMCVGLGQGGTVIWENPHFTGKTLHDKRAARKA
- a CDS encoding HRDC domain-containing protein translates to MAEHSVIDTRAGYLSAVEVIAAGDGPVAVDAERASGFRYSQRAYLIQVFRRGAGTFLFDPPAIGRFDELNAAISGDEWVLHAATQDLTCLREVGLDPVTIFDTELAARLLGMPRVGLGTVVEELLGIHLTKEHSAADWSTRPLPGPWLEYAALDVELLPDLRDAVAGLLDAADKTEIARQEFEDELTRELTTVRSDPWRRLSGIHSIRGVRNLATARELWLSRDALARQLDIAPGRLVPDAALTAAAKALPENKRALAALREFTGRASRTELDRWWAAVEAGRTTDDLPTLRTGGDSLPPPRAWADRNPEADARLKGTRAELATLAEERSLPLENLLTPDTLRRVAWAPPVPVTAESIAAALAFHGARPWQIAATSPVIIRTFVESAQHKSGGPETVS
- a CDS encoding DUF3000 domain-containing protein, producing MSTPPSAPRTPAAFAAALDSVRAVEARAELVIGEIPAPAQLAPFAVALAADVRPARHGDDSDLGIGRFILLYDPDEPEAWGGPFRVVCFAQAPLETEIGLDPFLADVAWSWLVDALDARHARYTAASGTATKIISTGFGELAKQGDGAQIELRASWSPQETGMAAHVEGWGELLCMLAGLPPTGEGVSLLSTRRTPRG
- a CDS encoding alpha/beta hydrolase family protein; translated protein: MGWSMGGAVVLQAATRSAELGLVSGLILESPVVDWVDTLEFQAALLRLPDAITQGALRLIESPWAGPVTGLGAPIDLKSMDFVARAVDLTLPTLILHSSDDGFVPATASLALARGDIVTFVPFHTALHTKLWNYDEEKWSAAIRAWLAER